In a single window of the Gadus macrocephalus chromosome 6, ASM3116895v1 genome:
- the sema6a gene encoding LOW QUALITY PROTEIN: semaphorin-6A (The sequence of the model RefSeq protein was modified relative to this genomic sequence to represent the inferred CDS: inserted 1 base in 1 codon), which yields MKFTSDQGSPKQPINALKMKKGKHKDECHNFIKVLLKQNNDTLFVCGTNAFNPSCRSYKMDTLEPQGEEISGMARCPYDAKHANVALFADGKLYSATVTDFLAIDAVIYRSLGDSPTLRTVKHDSKWLKEPNFVQAVNYGDFIYFFFREIAMEYNTMGKVVFPRVARVCKNDRGGSQRVLEKQWTSFLKTRLNCSIPGDSHFYFNILQAVTNVIHINGRDVVMATFSTPYNSIPGSAVCAYDMAEIANTFTGRFKEQKSPDSTWTPVPEERVPKPRPGCCAGTMSAEKYKLSNEFPDDTLNFVKMHPLMDEAVPSITNRPWFLKTMVRYRLTRIAVDNEAGPYSNQTVVFLGSERGIILKFLAKMDSGFLNDSLFLEELNVYNPERCSVDGVEDKRIISIQVDXQEHVLWVAFTSCVVKVPLSRCERHDKCKKSCIASRDPYCGWVQEGACREVFLNTKSSFEQDVEHGNTDGLGDCQNSFVALNGVIRESYQKGRNQLVPVTLLAIAVILAFAMGAIFSGIIVYCVCDHRRRDVDLPGRKEKDGHHPHSRRGSMNSVTKLTGLFETQAKDGRSEAIMTPLMHNGRMAANGKMLIKADQHHLDLSALPTPESTPMQPRRKPSRGSREWERNQNLINACTKDMAPIGSHVIPTDLPLRASPGHISSVVVLPLREHQLQLQSHLQQHQQAYQHEYVEQPHRGGGDMGLGHHNATDDQGATLEYNKSPLHNLSMVDPDGLLPPRVPQREASLTVPPAVPQMGKRLEVHSSVYGLRKGSGSSAASAASAGSSGLKKHNTNSSNSSHLSRHHSFNRVETPPPAPQRVDSIHMTAQGVSLSRQAGMSSYGSLPRAAFKYLKPDVPPKPSVVSLSTKGKPSDSCT from the exons ATGGACACGTTGGAGCCCCAAGGTGAGGAGATCAGTGGAATGGCGCGGTGCCCATATGACGCAAAGCACGCCAACGTAGCCCTGTTTGCCG ATGGCAAGCTCTACTCGGCCACGGTGACAGACTTCCTGGCCATCGACGCCGTCATCTATCGTAGCCTGGGCGACAGCCCGACTCTGCGGACCGTCAAACACGACTCCAAGTGGCTGAAAG AGCCCAACTTCGTCCAGGCCGTCAATTACGGAGACTTCATCTACTTCTTCTTTCGGGAAATAGCGATGGAGTACAACACAATGGGAAAG GTGGTGTTTCCGAGGGTGGCCAGGGTGTGTAAGAACGACCGCGGTGGCTCCCAGCGTGTCCTGGAGAAGCAGTGGACGTCCTTCCTCAAGACGCGCCTCAACTGCTCCATCCCCGGGGACTCGCACTTCTACTTCAACATCCTGCAGGCCGTCACCAACGTCATCCACATCAACGGGCGGGACGTCGTCATGGCGACCTTCTCCACGCCCTACAACAG TATTCCTGGGTCTGCGGTGTGTGCTTACGACATGGCGGAGATAGCCAACACCTTCACAGGCCGCTTCAAAGAGCAGAAATCCCCTGACTCCACCTGGACACCTGTTCCTGAGGAGAGGGTTCCAAAGCCcag acccgGTTGCTGTGCCGGTACCATGTCTGCGGAGAAGTACAAGCTCTCCAACGAGTTCCCCGATGACACGCTCAACTTCGTGAAGATGCATCCTCTGATGGACGAGGCGGTGCCTTCCATCACCAACAGGCCCTGGTTCCTGAAGACCATGGTCCG GTACCGTCTGACGCGCATCGCCGTGGACAACGAGGCGGGCCCCTACAGCAACCAAACGGTGGTGTTCCTGGGATCGGAGAGGGGCATCATCCTCAAGTTCTTGGCCAAGATGGACAGCGGCTTCCTCAACGACAGCCTCTTTCTGGAGGAGCTCAACGTCTACAACCCCGAGAG GTGCAGCGTGGACGGCGTCGAAGACAAGCGCATCATCAGCATCCAGGTAG AGCAGGAGCACGTGCTGTGGGTGGCCTTCACCTCCTGCGTGGTGAAGGTGCCGCTGTCCCGCTGCGAGCGACACGACAAATGCAAGAA gtcCTGTATTGCTTCCAGAGACCCTTACTGTGGCTGGGTACAGGAAGGCGCTTGCAGAGAAGTGTTCCTCAACACAAA ATCCAGCTTTGAGCAGGACGTGGAGCACGGCAACACAGATGGCCTGGGAGACTGCCAAA ATTCCTTTGTGGCTCTGAATG gtgtgaTCCGCGAGAGCTACCAGAAGGGGCGTAACCAGCTGGTACCTGTCACCCTCCTCGCCATCGCCGTCATCCTGGCCTTCGCCATGGGCGCCATTTTCTCCGGCATCATCGTGTACTGCGTGTGCGACCACCGCCGGCGTGACGTGGACCTGCCCGGCCGCAAAGAGAAGGACGGCCATCACCCACACTCCCGCCGCGGCTCCATGAACAGCGTGACCAAGCTGACGGGCCTGTTCGAGACGCAGGCCAAAGACGGGCGTTCCGAGGCCATCATGACCCCGCTGATGCACAACGGCAGGATGGCGGCCAACGGGAAGATGCTGATCAAGGCGGACCAGCACCACCTGGACCTCTCGGCCCTGCCCACGCCCGAGTCCACCCCCATGCAGCCCCGCCGCAAGCCCAGCCGGGGCAGCCGCGAGTGGGAGAGGAACCAGAACCTGATCAACGCCTGCACCAAGGACATGGCCCCCATCGGCTCCCACGTCATCCCCACCGACCTGCCGCTCAGGGCCTCCCCGGGCCACATCTCCAGCGTGGTGGTGCTGCCCCTGCGGGAGCACCAGCTGCAGCTCCAGTCCCacctgcagcagcaccagcaggccTACCAGCACGAGTACGTGGAGCAGCCCcaccgcggcggcggcgacatGGGCCTGGGCCACCACAACGCCACGGACGACCAGGGCGCCACCCTGGAGTACAACAAGAGCCCCCTGCACAACCTCAGCATGGTGGACCCGGACGGGCTGCTGCCGCCCCGCGTGCCCCAGCGGGAGGCCTCGCTCACCGTGCCGCCGGCCGTGCCCCAGATGGGCAAGCGTCTGGAGGTGCACTCCTCGGTGTACGGGCTGCGGAAGGGCTCGGGGTCCTCGGCGGCGTCCGCGGCGTCCGCGGGGTCCTCCGGCCTCAAGAAGCACAACACcaactcctccaactcctcccacCTGTCGAGACACCACAGCTTCAACCGCGTGGAGACCCCGCCCCCGGCGCCGCAGAGGGTCGACTCCATACACATGACCGCGCAGGGCGTGTCCCTGTCGCGGCAGGCCGGCATGAGCTCCTACGGTTCGCTGCCGAGGGCCGCCTTCAAGTATCTGAAGCCCGACGTCCCTCCAAAGCCCTCCGTGGTGTCGCTGTCGACGAAGGGTAAGCCCAGTGACTCCTGTACATAG